Proteins encoded in a region of the Halioglobus maricola genome:
- the cofE gene encoding coenzyme F420-0:L-glutamate ligase — protein sequence MTGSLQLTALADFPRVEPGDDLSALLASSLEHNGIRLQRGDVLVLAQKIVSKAENCYVRLADVTPSPEALDLAERAAKDPRQAELILRESNEVVRVRPGVVIVEHRNGYVHANAGIDKSNIETTPEDPRVLLLPQDPDASATKLRDSLAVSCGTAPQIIINDSAGRAWRNGTVGIAIGTAGFDPLFNQIGEQDMFGNVLEVTEAAVADELAAAASLLMGQAAEACPVVHVRGANLRPAETGSRSLLRDKHMDMFR from the coding sequence ATGACCGGCTCTCTGCAGCTTACCGCTTTGGCGGACTTTCCTCGGGTAGAGCCGGGTGACGACTTGTCGGCACTGCTAGCCTCTAGTCTGGAACACAATGGCATTCGCTTGCAGCGTGGCGATGTGCTCGTGCTGGCCCAGAAAATCGTCTCTAAGGCGGAGAACTGCTACGTCAGGCTTGCGGACGTCACGCCCAGTCCTGAAGCGCTGGATCTGGCGGAGCGTGCCGCCAAAGATCCTCGTCAGGCTGAACTGATTCTCAGGGAAAGCAATGAGGTCGTGCGCGTTCGCCCTGGCGTTGTGATCGTCGAGCACCGCAATGGTTATGTGCACGCCAATGCAGGTATCGATAAATCCAATATCGAAACAACCCCGGAAGATCCGCGGGTGCTGTTACTGCCGCAGGATCCCGACGCCTCTGCCACGAAACTGCGCGATAGTCTGGCAGTAAGCTGCGGCACAGCCCCGCAGATTATTATCAACGACAGTGCCGGGCGTGCCTGGCGCAACGGCACGGTCGGTATTGCCATCGGCACAGCCGGCTTCGACCCCCTTTTTAATCAGATAGGCGAGCAGGACATGTTTGGTAACGTGCTCGAGGTGACCGAAGCAGCGGTTGCCGACGAACTCGCGGCCGCCGCTTCGCTGCTGATGGGGCAGGCGGCGGAGGCTTGTCCCGTCGTCCATGTGCGCGGGGCAAATTTACGCCCTGCAGAGACCGGGTCGCGGTCACTGCTGCGCGACAAACATATGGATATGTTTCGCTGA
- the cofD gene encoding 2-phospho-L-lactate transferase, with translation MTTTETSKTLALTGGVGGAKLCLGLAQVLPASELDILVNTADDFEHLGLPIWPDIDTLLYTLSGRANQTLGWGLEGESWNCMESLESLGGETWFRLGDRDLATHLWRAEAQRQGRGAADIVAALAQQMDIAVGIYPMSDDQVRTIVRCDEGNLPFQHYFVRRQCEPPVTGFSFEGITSARGNASVLRQLKAGDYGRIVVSPSNPYVSIDPILQVPGVWTALRDSAAPVVFVSPIVSGLAIKGPAAKMMRELDVPVTALGVAEHYRRRYPGLVDYFVIDESDATLAPEIEQLGMRAVVAPTVMKNQQQKESLARYCLALEPL, from the coding sequence ATGACGACAACTGAAACGAGCAAAACACTCGCGCTCACAGGTGGTGTTGGCGGCGCCAAGTTGTGTCTCGGACTGGCGCAGGTTCTGCCTGCGTCGGAACTGGATATTCTTGTAAACACCGCCGATGACTTTGAGCATCTGGGGCTGCCGATCTGGCCAGATATCGACACGCTTCTCTATACCCTGTCCGGGCGCGCTAACCAGACGCTTGGCTGGGGCCTGGAAGGGGAGAGCTGGAACTGTATGGAGTCGCTCGAGAGTCTCGGTGGTGAGACCTGGTTCAGGCTGGGCGACAGAGACCTGGCTACCCATCTTTGGCGTGCGGAAGCACAGCGGCAAGGGCGGGGCGCTGCCGATATTGTCGCGGCTCTAGCACAGCAGATGGATATAGCTGTGGGTATCTATCCCATGAGTGATGATCAGGTGCGAACCATCGTGCGCTGTGATGAAGGTAACCTGCCGTTCCAGCACTATTTTGTGCGCCGTCAATGTGAACCGCCGGTGACAGGGTTCAGTTTCGAGGGCATTACCTCAGCCCGCGGTAACGCGTCAGTGCTGCGTCAGTTAAAGGCCGGAGATTACGGCCGCATCGTTGTCTCTCCCTCTAATCCCTACGTGAGCATAGATCCTATTCTGCAGGTGCCGGGCGTCTGGACGGCCCTGCGCGACAGTGCCGCACCGGTAGTGTTCGTAAGCCCCATAGTCTCCGGCTTGGCCATCAAGGGCCCGGCAGCAAAGATGATGCGTGAGCTGGATGTGCCCGTCACAGCCCTGGGGGTTGCCGAGCACTATCGCCGCCGTTATCCAGGGCTGGTCGATTATTTCGTGATCGATGAAAGTGACGCTACACTAGCTCCGGAGATAGAGCAGTTGGGGATGCGTGCAGTTGTCGCGCCTACGGTCATGAAAAATCAGCAACAAAAAGAATCGCTGGCTCGCTATTGCCTGGCACTGGAGCCCTTGTGA
- the npdG gene encoding NADPH-dependent F420 reductase, giving the protein MTTESLPVLAILGGTGDLGTGLARRWAQAGYQVIIGSRTQEKADAAVSDLKEVMAERGVAEISVSAMENLAATEAADIVAITVPFSHQASTLELVKPALQGKILIDVTVPLVPPKVARVQLPEGGSAGQIAQELLGEEVAVVSAFQNVAAAHLQEGSNLDCDVLVCGNKKAARQEVITLIEAAGMRGFHAGMINNAAAAEALTSVLIVINKQYNCHAGIRITGLDDD; this is encoded by the coding sequence ATGACAACAGAATCTCTCCCCGTACTGGCTATCCTTGGAGGAACCGGCGATCTCGGTACCGGTCTGGCGCGCCGCTGGGCCCAAGCCGGCTATCAGGTGATCATTGGCTCGCGCACCCAGGAGAAAGCCGATGCGGCAGTTTCCGACCTCAAGGAAGTGATGGCGGAACGTGGCGTGGCGGAAATTTCGGTCTCCGCGATGGAGAATCTGGCGGCGACCGAGGCGGCCGATATCGTCGCTATAACCGTGCCTTTCAGCCATCAGGCGTCGACCCTGGAGTTGGTTAAGCCGGCCTTGCAGGGCAAGATTCTTATCGATGTCACCGTTCCTCTGGTGCCGCCCAAGGTTGCCAGGGTGCAGTTGCCGGAAGGCGGCAGTGCAGGCCAGATAGCTCAGGAGCTACTGGGTGAAGAGGTCGCTGTCGTTTCTGCATTCCAGAATGTGGCTGCTGCGCATCTTCAAGAGGGTAGTAACCTCGATTGTGACGTCCTTGTGTGTGGCAACAAGAAGGCTGCAAGGCAGGAAGTCATCACTCTGATTGAAGCTGCCGGCATGCGGGGGTTTCACGCGGGTATGATCAATAATGCTGCCGCCGCTGAAGCCCTGACCTCAGTGCTGATCGTAATTAACAAACAGTATAACTGCCATGCCGGTATTCGGATTACCGGTCTTGATGACGACTGA
- a CDS encoding lipopolysaccharide kinase InaA family protein, producing the protein MNKLLHPLYGYPLAALEFFRAIGQSLSQLGESHLPAERHVVASDFFGVNVAPGESASIDAYICSRLEELSIKQVRMHFSYESLGGPAERLLEQLLDEKFDVMLDLLPPAAEAHQIFDDVQVQQRWGDFVEEVYRRFGDRVHAIEIGNTPNRGKWSGFTSPGIVMATYIARQRAEGLRVPLGGPNVSDFEPLYNATYLGVLRHLQATPDIHTDNLFVERVVEPEAFDHRVLGRLARDVLKFNLIKKARVLRKMGITAGAERLYCTYTCWTIKRLQRRGAEPEQKRADYLVRYLTLASASEALERVYWGPLICSRDGLIDDAADDYPVIDQVSYYRHIRGEAEHFQPTPAFSALGHLVPRLSGASCELFQHDPLGLSIARYTSAAGKPFLVTWCRDAMVVPLSKLLSPTQVQSGSFRDTCGNTTDAPVVITEHPLFIDLADAAESTSLPTTDDLACFAHIDHLSSAEWQSAPVQNDHWLGAAMLRSSAQSIDLEAVPLLYPAALGSYPELKVLRDKRNRLWNIDDPRGPTGSLTVKLNRVVGLKKLTYRFRPSKGRRHWNNACQMLRRGVATPLPIAFFEAPEQAGIRDSWYLCQFVPDAFSSRDVYRAFNDGALEFRGHDKETWFDIIAGFVCHMHDKQVIHRDLSSGNLLLTQADDGQITPMAIDIGRARIWSGPGSKVRHRDRMLDLIRIAYKLSWADREQFIDIYENHLGKSLSPLWRIPFHYYDYKQTMKKWLKGKRGK; encoded by the coding sequence TTGAACAAACTGCTTCACCCGCTTTACGGCTATCCATTGGCGGCGCTGGAATTCTTCCGCGCCATCGGCCAGAGCCTCTCCCAGTTGGGCGAATCACACCTTCCTGCCGAGCGTCACGTAGTGGCCAGCGACTTTTTCGGCGTCAACGTGGCGCCCGGGGAAAGCGCCAGCATAGATGCTTATATCTGCTCTAGGCTGGAAGAACTCAGCATCAAACAGGTGCGGATGCACTTCAGCTATGAGAGCCTTGGCGGCCCGGCAGAGCGCCTGCTCGAACAGCTGCTTGACGAGAAATTCGACGTCATGCTCGACCTCCTGCCGCCTGCGGCGGAGGCACACCAGATCTTCGATGACGTCCAAGTACAACAACGATGGGGGGATTTCGTCGAGGAAGTTTACCGTCGGTTTGGCGACCGGGTACACGCCATCGAAATAGGTAACACGCCCAACCGTGGCAAGTGGTCGGGTTTTACCTCTCCAGGCATTGTCATGGCCACCTATATTGCCAGGCAACGTGCCGAGGGATTGCGCGTCCCCCTGGGTGGGCCCAATGTGTCGGATTTTGAACCCCTGTACAACGCCACATATCTCGGTGTTTTGCGCCATCTACAGGCCACACCGGACATCCACACGGACAATCTGTTTGTCGAGCGAGTGGTCGAACCAGAAGCCTTCGATCACCGGGTCCTGGGGCGACTCGCCAGGGACGTACTCAAGTTCAATCTCATCAAGAAGGCGCGCGTGCTGCGCAAAATGGGAATCACAGCTGGCGCCGAGCGCCTGTACTGCACCTACACTTGCTGGACCATCAAGCGGTTGCAGCGACGCGGCGCCGAGCCAGAACAGAAACGCGCGGACTACCTCGTGAGGTATCTCACTCTGGCCAGTGCCAGCGAAGCGCTCGAGCGTGTCTACTGGGGGCCGCTGATCTGCTCCAGGGACGGCCTGATCGACGACGCCGCTGACGACTACCCGGTCATCGACCAGGTCAGCTACTACCGACACATCCGCGGTGAAGCTGAACATTTCCAGCCCACGCCCGCGTTCAGCGCTCTCGGCCATCTGGTTCCCCGTCTCTCGGGCGCCAGCTGTGAACTATTTCAGCACGACCCACTTGGGCTCAGCATCGCCCGCTATACCTCCGCCGCCGGCAAACCTTTTCTAGTCACCTGGTGCAGAGACGCCATGGTCGTCCCCCTCTCCAAACTTCTGTCACCTACTCAGGTCCAAAGTGGCAGTTTCAGGGATACTTGCGGCAACACCACCGATGCACCAGTTGTCATCACCGAACACCCCTTGTTTATCGACCTGGCAGACGCCGCGGAGTCGACCTCACTGCCGACCACCGACGACCTCGCTTGCTTCGCGCACATCGATCATTTGAGTAGCGCAGAGTGGCAATCCGCGCCGGTCCAGAACGACCACTGGCTGGGCGCCGCCATGCTGCGCTCAAGCGCGCAGAGCATAGACCTCGAAGCGGTGCCTCTCTTATACCCGGCGGCTCTGGGCAGCTACCCAGAACTCAAAGTGCTGCGAGACAAACGCAACCGCCTGTGGAACATTGATGACCCTCGCGGCCCCACCGGTAGTCTCACGGTCAAACTCAACCGGGTGGTTGGGTTGAAAAAGCTCACGTACCGCTTCCGGCCCAGCAAAGGTCGCCGCCACTGGAACAACGCCTGCCAGATGCTGCGACGAGGCGTGGCCACACCCCTGCCAATCGCGTTCTTTGAGGCACCGGAACAAGCCGGAATTCGCGACTCCTGGTATCTGTGCCAATTTGTTCCCGATGCTTTTTCCAGTCGCGATGTTTACCGGGCATTTAACGATGGAGCGCTGGAGTTTCGCGGGCACGACAAGGAGACATGGTTTGACATCATCGCCGGCTTTGTTTGCCATATGCATGACAAACAGGTGATCCACCGGGACCTGTCTTCCGGCAATTTGCTGCTGACCCAGGCGGATGATGGTCAGATAACACCCATGGCCATCGATATCGGTCGCGCCCGAATCTGGTCCGGCCCCGGTTCGAAAGTTCGCCATCGCGATCGTATGCTCGACCTGATTCGCATCGCTTATAAACTGTCCTGGGCCGATCGCGAACAGTTTATCGATATCTATGAGAACCACCTTGGAAAATCGCTGTCGCCGCTGTGGCGGATCCCGTTCCACTACTATGACTACAAGCAGACGATGAAAAAGTGGCTCAAAGGCAAGCGCGGCAAGTAA
- a CDS encoding SDR family oxidoreductase, whose translation MDNPLNFTGQTVLVTGGGKGVGKGITERFLEMGADVVICGRNEPDKLPAAGGKTCVFTPCDVRDHEQVEACVAFAVDRFGSLDVLVNNAGGAPFADAATASPRFSESIIRLNLIAPLNFAQAANRIMQSQDNGGSIINIASVSTIRPSPGTAAYGAAKAGLVNLGSSLAVEWAPKVRVNALVVGLTQTEQAHLHYGDEDGIAAVGATIPLGRMAVPEDIGNACLFLGSPLSSYVSGTSFAVHGGGEKPAFLNAANVDKD comes from the coding sequence ATGGACAACCCCCTGAATTTTACCGGCCAGACCGTCCTCGTTACCGGCGGCGGCAAAGGCGTCGGCAAGGGGATCACCGAGCGCTTCCTGGAAATGGGAGCGGACGTGGTTATCTGTGGCCGCAACGAACCCGACAAGCTGCCTGCCGCTGGCGGCAAGACCTGCGTATTCACCCCCTGCGACGTCCGGGACCACGAGCAGGTGGAAGCATGTGTCGCTTTTGCCGTGGACAGATTCGGCAGCCTGGACGTACTGGTCAATAACGCCGGCGGCGCGCCCTTTGCTGACGCGGCCACTGCATCCCCGCGCTTTTCTGAATCTATCATCCGCCTCAACCTGATCGCACCGCTCAACTTCGCCCAGGCCGCCAACCGGATTATGCAGAGCCAGGACAATGGCGGCAGTATCATCAATATCGCCAGCGTGAGTACTATCCGGCCGTCCCCGGGCACGGCCGCCTATGGCGCTGCCAAAGCCGGACTGGTCAATCTGGGCAGCTCGCTCGCGGTGGAGTGGGCACCAAAGGTGCGGGTGAATGCACTCGTCGTGGGCCTGACCCAGACCGAACAAGCCCACCTGCACTACGGCGACGAAGACGGCATAGCTGCCGTAGGCGCCACCATCCCGCTCGGACGGATGGCCGTGCCCGAGGACATTGGCAATGCCTGCTTGTTCCTGGGCTCGCCTCTCTCCTCCTACGTCAGCGGTACCAGTTTTGCCGTACACGGGGGCGGAGAAAAACCTGCTTTCCTGAACGCGGCGAACGTCGACAAGGACTGA
- the cofH gene encoding 5-amino-6-(D-ribitylamino)uracil--L-tyrosine 4-hydroxyphenyl transferase CofH — protein MNKAHALVALKSLTLAKTRLAPLLGPADRAALVQAMAADVLQVLASHRSVTSVTLVSDDPAATMLAQQFGAEVLSEAALAGEGLNALLAAATEHIRTDRKGPLLVLHADLPLLRESDISAVLTALENTDVVIGSDNAAMGTNLLALASGVDPNYQFGAASCQRHSAWAESAGLSASELKRPGIGLDIDEPMDLDALLKCEHIGRHTAAWVSGSDVVHKFTPEPALDWDILSAQLKHGQMPSEAQALALAGFDDIASMTELASAIRDSGHGNVITYSRKVFIPLTKLCRDVCHYCTFAQTPSRLDQVFMPVEEVLELCREGAAQGCQEALFTLGEKPELRYRAARDALQEMGFATTLEYVREVARRVLAETGLLPHINAGCMTAAEIASLREVSPSMGIMLESASERLCERGKPHFGSPDKVPAVRLETMDLAGQAQVPFTSGILIGIGETRRERVESLLALRRVHERYGHLQEVIVQNFRAKEGTQMAQAPEPDLADLLWTIAAARLIFGPQMSIQAPPNLSPGVLPQLIAAGINDWGGVSPLTPDHVNPEAPWPHLLELARETAAAGKFLDQRLTIYPDYILEAERWLHPQVHGAVMQQCDATGFARRDDWVPGEERPVPQVEKELLQQVAGNIAVSEDIRAIVSRCRQGETLDKVAATRLFEARGADFSYVVQQANELRAAVAGDAVSYAVNRNINYTNVCYFKCQFCAFSKGKQSENLRGKPYDISGEEIARRCEEAWDRGGSEVCMQGGIHPDYTGQTYLDILATVRAATPDMHIHAFSPLEVWQGAETLGLPLNVFLQQLKDAGLDTLPGTAAEILHDDVRATLCPDKLNSAEWLEVMETAHKEGLRTTATIMYGHIEAPEHWAHHLLAVRELQLRTGGFTEFVPLPFVHMEAPMYLKGRARRGPTFREAVLMHAVSRLVLSGAIDNIQTSWVKMGEAGIAACLNAGANDLGGTLMNESITRAAGSDHGQEWAPQKMEAHIEALGRRPRMRTTLYGSPRVDQRMKAFNAPALGPSRNQAAGKRERSKLIPVVSVPVSLTSAGADAQVYLMAACD, from the coding sequence GTGAACAAAGCCCACGCGCTGGTTGCCCTTAAATCGCTGACGCTTGCCAAAACCCGGCTGGCGCCGTTGCTGGGGCCTGCCGACCGGGCTGCATTGGTTCAAGCGATGGCCGCAGATGTCCTGCAGGTGCTGGCGTCACATCGCTCGGTTACCTCGGTCACATTGGTGTCAGACGACCCCGCAGCCACCATGCTTGCACAACAGTTTGGCGCGGAGGTGCTCTCTGAGGCGGCGCTGGCCGGCGAGGGCTTGAACGCATTGTTGGCGGCGGCGACAGAGCACATACGCACCGACAGGAAAGGGCCGCTGCTGGTCTTGCATGCGGATCTACCGCTGTTGCGCGAAAGTGACATCAGCGCGGTACTGACGGCACTTGAAAACACCGACGTCGTTATCGGCAGTGACAACGCCGCCATGGGTACCAACCTGCTAGCCCTTGCCTCCGGTGTGGATCCCAACTATCAGTTCGGCGCTGCCAGTTGCCAGCGCCATAGTGCCTGGGCTGAATCTGCGGGCCTGTCGGCGTCTGAACTCAAACGTCCGGGTATAGGCCTGGATATCGATGAGCCGATGGACCTCGATGCGCTGCTGAAGTGCGAGCATATTGGCCGCCATACGGCTGCCTGGGTGAGTGGCTCGGATGTGGTGCATAAATTCACCCCGGAGCCAGCGCTGGACTGGGATATTCTCAGCGCTCAGCTGAAGCATGGGCAAATGCCCAGCGAAGCTCAGGCTCTGGCTCTGGCAGGCTTCGACGACATTGCCAGCATGACCGAACTCGCCAGTGCGATTCGCGACAGCGGCCACGGCAATGTCATCACTTACTCGCGCAAGGTTTTCATTCCGCTTACCAAGTTGTGCCGGGATGTCTGCCACTATTGTACGTTTGCCCAGACTCCATCGCGGCTTGATCAGGTGTTCATGCCCGTGGAGGAGGTACTGGAGCTTTGCCGCGAAGGCGCCGCCCAGGGCTGCCAGGAAGCGTTGTTTACCCTTGGCGAGAAACCCGAGCTGCGCTATCGGGCAGCCCGGGACGCACTGCAGGAAATGGGTTTTGCTACCACGCTTGAATACGTACGCGAAGTAGCCCGACGGGTACTTGCAGAAACTGGCTTGCTGCCGCATATCAACGCCGGTTGTATGACTGCCGCGGAAATTGCCTCGCTGCGGGAAGTCAGTCCATCCATGGGGATTATGCTCGAGTCGGCCTCTGAGCGTCTGTGCGAGCGGGGTAAGCCCCACTTTGGTTCACCTGACAAGGTGCCGGCGGTGCGCCTGGAAACCATGGACCTGGCCGGGCAGGCCCAGGTGCCTTTCACCTCGGGCATTCTTATCGGTATTGGTGAAACTCGCCGCGAACGCGTCGAGTCTCTGCTGGCTTTGCGCCGGGTACATGAGCGCTATGGTCATCTGCAGGAAGTGATTGTGCAGAATTTCCGCGCCAAAGAGGGCACCCAGATGGCGCAGGCGCCTGAGCCTGATCTCGCGGATTTACTGTGGACAATTGCAGCGGCGCGATTGATCTTTGGGCCGCAAATGAGCATTCAGGCGCCGCCCAATCTGAGTCCTGGTGTCTTGCCACAATTAATCGCAGCGGGAATCAACGACTGGGGCGGCGTATCGCCACTGACCCCGGACCATGTTAATCCGGAAGCCCCGTGGCCACACCTGCTGGAATTGGCAAGAGAGACCGCCGCGGCCGGGAAATTCCTCGACCAGCGCCTGACCATTTATCCAGATTACATTTTAGAGGCTGAGCGCTGGCTGCACCCGCAGGTGCACGGCGCGGTTATGCAGCAGTGCGATGCGACCGGTTTTGCCCGTCGTGACGATTGGGTGCCTGGCGAGGAGCGACCGGTACCGCAGGTGGAAAAAGAACTACTGCAGCAGGTTGCTGGCAATATTGCGGTGAGTGAGGACATTAGAGCTATCGTCAGTCGCTGCCGTCAGGGAGAAACTCTGGATAAGGTCGCAGCAACTCGCCTGTTCGAGGCGCGCGGGGCTGACTTCTCCTATGTGGTGCAGCAAGCGAATGAGCTGCGTGCTGCTGTAGCGGGCGACGCGGTGAGCTACGCGGTCAATCGCAATATTAACTACACCAATGTTTGCTACTTCAAATGTCAGTTCTGTGCTTTCTCGAAGGGCAAACAGAGTGAAAACTTGCGCGGTAAGCCCTATGACATCAGCGGTGAAGAGATCGCTCGTCGCTGCGAGGAAGCCTGGGATCGAGGCGGCAGCGAGGTTTGTATGCAGGGTGGAATTCACCCTGATTATACTGGCCAGACCTATCTCGATATTCTCGCCACAGTACGCGCAGCTACGCCGGATATGCACATTCACGCGTTCTCGCCGCTGGAAGTGTGGCAGGGCGCCGAAACACTTGGTCTGCCGCTGAATGTGTTCCTGCAGCAGCTGAAGGACGCCGGGCTGGATACCCTGCCAGGTACGGCAGCGGAAATCCTGCACGATGATGTCAGAGCAACGCTCTGCCCTGACAAGCTCAATAGCGCCGAGTGGCTAGAGGTGATGGAAACCGCTCATAAGGAGGGGCTTCGCACTACGGCGACGATTATGTACGGCCATATTGAAGCGCCGGAACACTGGGCCCACCATTTGCTGGCGGTCCGGGAATTGCAATTGCGCACTGGCGGCTTTACCGAATTCGTGCCGCTGCCCTTTGTCCACATGGAAGCGCCCATGTACCTGAAGGGGCGGGCCAGACGCGGCCCCACCTTCCGCGAGGCAGTGCTGATGCACGCGGTATCTCGCCTGGTGCTGAGCGGCGCAATCGATAACATCCAGACGTCCTGGGTGAAAATGGGCGAGGCGGGTATTGCTGCTTGCCTGAACGCCGGTGCGAACGATCTCGGTGGCACGCTCATGAATGAGAGCATTACTCGCGCTGCCGGATCCGATCATGGCCAGGAGTGGGCACCCCAGAAAATGGAGGCCCATATAGAGGCGCTTGGGCGTCGCCCCCGGATGCGCACAACGCTATATGGTTCGCCGCGTGTGGATCAGCGTATGAAGGCGTTTAATGCACCGGCACTAGGGCCTTCCCGCAATCAGGCCGCTGGCAAACGAGAGCGAAGCAAGTTGATACCTGTTGTCAGTGTGCCGGTAAGCCTGACATCCGCAGGAGCGGATGCCCAGGTCTATCTGATGGCGGCTTGTGACTGA